In Thermoplasmata archaeon, the DNA window TGAAGATGACCGCGGTGCCCGTGGAAAACTTCAGTATTTCAGAACCCTCAGCCCCGGTACCCTGGCGAAGTGCGCGTCCCTGGTGACGACCGTCTGTCCGCGGACGATCGCGATGCCCGCGATCATGGCGTCCTCTGTCTCGATGGGCTCGCCCCCGCGCGCCAGCTCGTGAAGCACCTCGGCGGCCCTCCTCGCGGCCTCGCCGTCGAGAGGGAGCACGGGCATCGCGCAGAGAAACTCATCCACCTTCTCCCG includes these proteins:
- a CDS encoding PIN domain-containing protein; the encoded protein is MSVAILETTFLIDILRGREAAGAVLTELERRSEPLFVSAPSVMELWQGALESGVPAKAREKVDEFLCAMPVLPLDGEAARRAAEVLHELARGGEPIETEDAMIAGIAIVRGQTVVTRDAHFARVPGLRVLKY